One genomic segment of Anguilla anguilla isolate fAngAng1 chromosome 2, fAngAng1.pri, whole genome shotgun sequence includes these proteins:
- the LOC118219493 gene encoding probable ATP-dependent RNA helicase DDX17: protein MRGSSSYGDRDRDRGRDRGPRFGSSRSGPPPTKKFGNPGERLRKKKWDMDELPKFEKNFYTEHPEVQRLSQYDVEELRRKKEITVRGTGGVKPVTGFHQAQFPQYVIDVLVQQNFKEPTAIQAQGFPLALSGRDMVGIAQTGSGKTLAYLLPAIVHINHQPYLERGDGPICLVLAPTRELAQQVQQVAFEYGKSSRIKSTCVYGGAPKGPQIRDLERGVEICIATPGRLIDFLEVGKTNLRRCTYLVLDEADRMLDMGFEPQIRKIVDQIRPDRQTLMWSATWPKEVRQLAEDFLRDYVQINVGALELSANHNILQIVDVCMESEKDNKLLQLMEEIMAEKENKTIIFVETKKRCDELTRRMRRDGWPAMCIHGDKSQPERDWVLTEFRSGKAPILIATDVASRGLDVEDVKFVINYDYPNSSEDYVHRIGRTARSTNKGTAYTFFTPGNLRQARDLIRVLEEARQAINPKLLQLVDSGRGGGGGGRSRYRTSGSNANNPNMMYQDECERRMRSVGGASKDSRDGRGGGGGRDGDRSSSSYRDRSGRDGRSGGSYGTGTNSTPSFGGVGDQYQSYSGSGASQYNSRAGAQAGASVPGGVSGGQEQAVQQQGQFGNMGGRPGQPPPPPGGPQPLMAQQFNPPQPIMGFMAQGPFQFAPPPPPPPPPPRK, encoded by the exons ATGAGGGGAAGTTCATCGTATGGAGACAGAGATCGGGACCGCGGACGTGACCGAGG GCCTCGTTTTGGGTCGAGTCGCAGTGGCCCCCCTCCCACCAAGAAGTTTGGGAACCCGGGGGAACGTCTGCGCAAGAAGAAGTGGGACATGGACGAGCTGCCCAAGTTTGAGAAGAACTTCTACACCGAACACCCGGAAGTTCAGCGCCTGAGCCAG TATGACGTCGAGGAGTTACGCAGGAAGAAGGAGATCACCGTCCGCGGTACAGGCGGCGTTAAACCGGTCACCGGCTTCCACCAGGCTCAGTTCCCCC AGTACGTGATAGACGTGCTGGTGCAGCAGAACTTCAAGGAGCCCACGGCCATCCAGGCCCAGGGGTTCCCGCTGGCGCTCAGTGGCAGGGACATGGTGGGCATCGCCCAGACGGGATCTGGGAAGACCCTGGCG tatctCCTGCCGGCTATAGTGCACATTAATCACCAGCCTTACCTGGAACGTGGGGACGGTCCCATT TGTCTGGTTCTGGCTCCCACTCGCGAGCTGGCCCAGCAGGTGCAGCAGGTGGCGTTTGAGTACGGCAAGTCCTCCCGCATCAAGAGCACCTGCGTGTACGGGGGGGCCCCCAAGGGCCCGCAGATACGAGACCTGGAGAGAG GCGTGGAGATCTGCATCGCCACCCCGGGGCGTCTCATCGACTTCCTGGAGGTGGGGAAGACCAACCTGCGGCGCTGCACCTACCTGGTGCTGGACGAGGCCGACCGCATGCTGGACATGGGCTTCGAGCCGCAGATCCGCAAGATCGTGGACCAGATCCGG ccggACCGGCAGACGCTGATGTGGAGCGCCACCTGGCCCAAGGAGGTGCGGCAGCTGGCGGAGGACTTCCTGCGGGACTACGTGCAGATCAACGTGGGCGCCCTGGAGCTCAGCGCCAACCACAACATCCTGCAGATCGTGGACGTGTGCATGGAGAGCGAGAAGGACAACAA ACTCCTCCAGCTGATGGAGGAGATCATGGCTGAGAAGGAGAACAAGACCATCATCTTCGTGGAGACGAAGAAACGCTGTGACGAGCTGACTCGCCGCATGAGGAGAGATGG CTGGCCTGCAATGTGTATCCATGGTGACAAGAGCCAGCCGGAGAGAGACTGGGTGCTGACAG AGTTTCGCAGTGGCAAAGCCCCAATTCTCATTGCCACTGATGTGGCATCCCGTGGTCTAG ACGTGGAGGACGTTAAGTTTGTCATCAACTATGACTACCCCAACTCCTCGGAGGACTACGTGCACAGGATTGGCCGCACGGCCCGCAGCACCAACAAGGGCACGGCCTACACCTTCTTCACCCCCGGGAACCTGCGGCAGGCCCGCGACCTGATCCGGGTGCTGGAGGAGGCCCGGCAGGCCATCAACCCcaagctgctgcagctggtggaCTCCGGGCGCGGAGGCGGAGGgg GTGGGCGGTCCCGATACCGCACCAGCGGCTCCAACGCCAACAACCCCAACATGATGTACCAGGACGAGTGCGAGAGGCGCATGCGCagcgtgggcggggccagcaaGGACAGCCGGgacgggaggggcggggggggcggccggGACGGGGACAGGTCCTCGTCCTCGTACCGGGACCGCAGCGGCCGGGACGGCCGGAGCGGGGGCAGCTACGGGACGGGCACAAACTCCACCCCGTCCTTCGGGGGCGTGGGGGACCAGTACCAGAGCTACAGCGGGAGCGGGGCCAGCCAGTACAACTCGAGGGCCGGGGCCCAGGCCGGGGCCAGCGTGCCCgggggggtcagcgggggcCAGGAGCAGGCGGTCCAGCAGCAGGGGCAGTTTGGGAACATGGGCGGCAGGCCAGGCCAGCCACCCCCGCCGCCAGGAGGACCACAGCCCCTGATGGCGCAGCAGTTCAACCCCCCGCAGCCCATCATGGGCTTCATGGCGCAGGGGCCCTTCCAGTTTGcgcctccgcctcccccccctcctcccccccctcgaAAATAA